From the genome of Arvicola amphibius chromosome 9, mArvAmp1.2, whole genome shotgun sequence, one region includes:
- the Ccar1 gene encoding cell division cycle and apoptosis regulator protein 1 isoform X1: protein MAQFGGQKNPPWATQFTATAVSQPAALGVQQPSLLGASPTIYTQQTALAAAGLTTQTPANYQLTQTAALQQQAAAAAAALQQQYSQPQQTLYSVQQQLQQPQQTILTQPAVALPTSLSLSTPQPAAQITVSYPTPRSSQQQTQPQKQRVFTGVVTKLHDTFGFVDEDVFFQLGAVKGKTPQVGDRVLVEATYNPNMPFKWNAQRIQTLPNQNQSQTQPLLKTPTAVIQPIVPQTTFGVQAQPQPQSLLQAQISAASITPLLQTQPQPLLQQPQQKAGLLQPPVRIVSQPQPARRLDPPSRFSGRNDRGDQVPNRKDDRSRERDRERRRSRERSPQRKRSRERSPRRERERSPRRVRRVVPRYTVQFSKFSLDCPSCDMMELRRRYQNLYIPSDFFDAQFTWVDAFPLSRPFQLGNYCNFYVMHREVESLEKNMAVLDPPDADHLYSAKVMLMASPSMEDLYHKSCALAEDPQELRDGFQHPARLVKFLVGMKGKDEAMAIGGHWSPSLDGPNPEKDPSVLIKTAIRCCKALTGIDLSVCTQWYRFAEIRYHRPEETHKGRTVPAHVETVVLFFPDVWHCLPTRSEWETLSRGYKQQLVEKLQGERKKADGEQDEEEKDDGEVKEISTPTHWSKLDPKAMKVNDLRKELESRALSSKGLKSQLIARLTKQLKVEEQKEEQKELEKSEKEEEDEDDRKSEDDKEEEERKRQEEMERQRQERRYILPDEPAIIVHPNWAAKSGKFDCSIMSLSVLLDYRLEDNKEHSFEVSLFAELFNEMLQRDFGVRIYKSLLSLPEKEDKKEKEKKSKKDERKDKKEERDDDTDDPKPKRRKSGDDKDRKEDRDERKKEEKRKEDSKDDDETEEDNNQDEYDPMEAEEAEDEEDEREEEEMNKRDDKRDVSRYCKERPSKEKEKEKTQMVTVNRDLLMAFVYFDQSHCGYLLEKDLEEILYTLGLHLSRAQVKKLLNKVVLRESCFYRKLTDTSKDEENQEESESLQEDTLGNRLLLPTPTVKQESKDGEENVGLIVYNGAMVDVGSLLQKLEKSEKVRAEVEQKLQLLEEKTDEDGKTILNLENSNKNLSGELREVKKDLGQLQENLKVSENMNLQFENQLTKTLRNLSTVMDDIHTVLKKDSMKNEDRDQKSKENGSSV, encoded by the exons ATGGCTCAGTTTGGAGGACAGAAGAACCCACCATGGGCTACTCAGTTTACAGCCACTGCGGTGTCACAACCAG CTGCACTAGGTGTTCAGCAACCATCACTTCTGGGAGCATCTCCTACCATTTATACCCAGCAGACTGCATTGGCGGCGGCAGGCCTTACCACTCAAACTCCAGCAAACTATCAGTTAACACAGACGGCAGCATTGCAGCAGCaagctgcagctgctgcagctgcattACAGCAG CAATATTCACAACCTCAGCAGACCTTGTATAGTGTGCAACAACAG TTGCAGCAGCCCCAGCAGACAATTCTAACACAG CCAGCTGTTGCATTGCCCACAAGTCTTAGCCTATCAACTCCTCAGCCTGCGGCACAGATTACTGTATCATATCCAACACCAAGGTCCAGTCAGCAGCAAACTCAACCTCAGAAGCAGCGTGTTTTCACAGGAGTGGTTACAAAGCTACATGATACATTTGGATTTGTGGATGAAGATGTATTCTTTCAGCTTGG tgctgtTAAAGGGAAAACCCCCCAAGTTGGTGATAGAGTATTGGTTGAAGCAACTTACAATCCTAACATGCCTTTTAAATGGAATGCACAAAGAATTCAAACACTACCAAATCAG aatcaGTCCCAGACCCAACCTTTACTGAAGACTCCTACTGCTGTAATTCAGCCGATTGTGCCACAGACAACATTCGGTGTTCAGGCACAGCCCCAACCCCAGTCGTTACTACAGGCTCAGATATCCGCTGCTTCTATTACACCACTATTGCAGACACAACCACAGCCCTTActacagcagccacagcagaaaG CTGGCTTATTGCAGCCTCCTGTCCGTATAGTGTCTCAGCCTCAGCCGGCACGGAGATTAGATCCGCCATCTAGATTTTCAGGAAGGAATGACAGAGGGGATCAAGTACCTAATAGGAAAGATGACCGAAG TCGcgaaagggacagagaaagacgcAGATCCAGAGAAAGATCACCTCAGAGGAAACGTTCCCGGGAGAGGTCACCCCGGAGAGAAAGAGAGCGATCCCCTCGGAGAGTCCGTCGTGTTGTTCCGCGCTACACAGTGcagttttcaaaattttctttagattg tcccagttgtgACATGATGGAACTAAGGCGCCGTTATCAGAATTTATATATTCCTAGTGACTTTTTTGATGCTCAGTTTACATGGGTGGATGCTTTTCCTTTGTCAAGACCATTTCAACTGGGAAATTACTGCAATTTTTATGTGATGCACAGAGAAGTAGAGTCCTTAGAAAAAAATATGGCTGTTCTTGATCCACCTGATGCTGACCACCTGTACAGTGCAAAG GTAATGCTGATGGCTAGTCCAAGTATGGAAGATTTGTATCATAAGTCATGTGCTCTTGCTGAAGACCCACAAGAACTTCGTGATGGATTTCAGCATCCTGCTAGACTTGTTaag TTTCTAGTGGGCATGAAAGGGAAGGATGAAGCCATGGCCATTGGAGGCCACTGGTCTCCTTCGTTGGATGGACCAAATCCAGAAAAAGACCCCTCTGTGTTGATTAAGACTGCCATCCGTTGTTGTAAGGCTCTGACAGGCATTGATCTAAGTGTATGCACACAATG GTACCGTTTTGCAGAGATTCGCTACCATCGCCCTGAGGAGACCCACAAGGGGCGTACAGTTCCAGCTCATGTGGAgacagtggttttatttttcccgGATGTTTGGCATTGCCTTCCCACCCGCTCAGAGTGGGAAACCCTCTCCCGAGGATACAAGCAGCAGCTGGTCGAGAAGCTTCAGGGTGAACGCAAGAAGGCTGATGGAGAACAG gatgaagaagagaaggaTGATGGTGAAGTTAAAGAAATTTCCACTCCTACCCATTGGTCTAAACTTGATCCAAAGGCAATGAAG GTAAATGATCTCCGAAAAGAATTAGAAAGTCGAGCTCTTAGTTCCAAAGGACTAAAATCCCAGTTAATAGCTCGCTTGACAAAACAGCTTAAAgtagaagaacaaaaagaagagcagaaggaattAGAGAAgtctgagaaggaagaggaagatgaggatgatAGGAAGTCTGAGGATGATAAAGAG gaggaagaaagaaaacgaCAAGAAGAAATGGAACGCCAGCGCCAAGAAAGAAGATACATTTTGCCTGATGAACCAGCCATAATTGTACATCCAAACTGGGCTGCAAAAAGTGGCAAATTTGATTGCAGCATCATGTCTTTGAGTGTCCTTTTGGATTACAGGTTGGAGGATAACAAAGAACATTCATTTGAG GTTTCATTGTTTGCCGAACTTTTCAATGAAATGCTTCAAAGAGATTTTGGAGTGAGAATATACAAATCAttgctctctcttcctgagaaagaggacaaaaaagaaaaggagaagaaaagcaaaaaagacgagagaaaagataaaaaagaagaaagagatgatGACACTGATGATCCAAAACCAAAACGGAGGAAATCAGGCGAtgataaagacagaaaagaagacagagatgagaggaag aaagaagaaaaaagaaaagaagattctAAAGATGACGATGAAACCGAAGAAGATAATAATCAAGATGAGTATGATCCAATGGAGGCGGAAGAAGCTGAGGATGAAGAAGATG agagggaagaagaagaaatgaacaaacgAGATGACAAGAGAGATGTCAGCCGATACTGCAAGGAGAGACCCTCGAAAGAGaag GAAAAAGAGAAGACGCAGATGGTCACAGTTAACAGGGATCTGTTGATGGCCTTTGTTTATTTCGATCAAAGCCATTGTGGTTACCTCCTTGAAAAGGATTTGGAAGAAATACTATATACTCTTGGATTGCATCTTTCTCGGGCTCAG GTAAAGAAGCTTCTCAATAAAGTAGTACTCCGAGAATCGTGCTTTTATCGGAAATTAACAGACACctccaaagatgaagaaaaccaagaagagTCAGAGTCACTGCAGGAAGACACACTAG GAAACAGATTATTACTTCCAACACCAACAGTAAAACAGGAATcaaaagatggagaagaaaatgtAGGACTTATTGTGTACAATGGTGCAATGGTGGATGTCggaagtctcttacaaaaattgGAAAAGAGCGAAAAAGTAAGAGCTGAGGTAGAACAGAAGCTCCAGTTGCTAGAAGAGAAGACAG
- the Ccar1 gene encoding cell division cycle and apoptosis regulator protein 1 isoform X2, with the protein MAQFGGQKNPPWATQFTATAVSQPAALGVQQPSLLGASPTIYTQQTALAAAGLTTQTPANYQLTQTAALQQQAAAAAAALQQQYSQPQQTLYSVQQQLQQPQQTILTQPAVALPTSLSLSTPQPAAQITVSYPTPRSSQQQTQPQKQRVFTGVVTKLHDTFGFVDEDVFFQLGAVKGKTPQVGDRVLVEATYNPNMPFKWNAQRIQTLPNQNQSQTQPLLKTPTAVIQPIVPQTTFGVQAQPQPQSLLQAQISAASITPLLQTQPQPLLQQPQQKAGLLQPPVRIVSQPQPARRLDPPSRFSGRNDRGDQVPNRKDDRSRERDRERRRSRERSPQRKRSRERSPRRERERSPRRVRRVVPRYTVQFSKFSLDCPSCDMMELRRRYQNLYIPSDFFDAQFTWVDAFPLSRPFQLGNYCNFYVMHREVESLEKNMAVLDPPDADHLYSAKVMLMASPSMEDLYHKSCALAEDPQELRDGFQHPARLVKFLVGMKGKDEAMAIGGHWSPSLDGPNPEKDPSVLIKTAIRCCKALTGIDLSVCTQWYRFAEIRYHRPEETHKGRTVPAHVETVVLFFPDVWHCLPTRSEWETLSRGYKQQLVEKLQGERKKADGEQDEEEKDDGEVKEISTPTHWSKLDPKAMKEEERKRQEEMERQRQERRYILPDEPAIIVHPNWAAKSGKFDCSIMSLSVLLDYRLEDNKEHSFEVSLFAELFNEMLQRDFGVRIYKSLLSLPEKEDKKEKEKKSKKDERKDKKEERDDDTDDPKPKRRKSGDDKDRKEDRDERKKEEKRKEDSKDDDETEEDNNQDEYDPMEAEEAEDEEDEREEEEMNKRDDKRDVSRYCKERPSKEKEKEKTQMVTVNRDLLMAFVYFDQSHCGYLLEKDLEEILYTLGLHLSRAQVKKLLNKVVLRESCFYRKLTDTSKDEENQEESESLQEDTLGNRLLLPTPTVKQESKDGEENVGLIVYNGAMVDVGSLLQKLEKSEKVRAEVEQKLQLLEEKTDEDGKTILNLENSNKNLSGELREVKKDLGQLQENLKVSENMNLQFENQLTKTLRNLSTVMDDIHTVLKKDSMKNEDRDQKSKENGSSV; encoded by the exons ATGGCTCAGTTTGGAGGACAGAAGAACCCACCATGGGCTACTCAGTTTACAGCCACTGCGGTGTCACAACCAG CTGCACTAGGTGTTCAGCAACCATCACTTCTGGGAGCATCTCCTACCATTTATACCCAGCAGACTGCATTGGCGGCGGCAGGCCTTACCACTCAAACTCCAGCAAACTATCAGTTAACACAGACGGCAGCATTGCAGCAGCaagctgcagctgctgcagctgcattACAGCAG CAATATTCACAACCTCAGCAGACCTTGTATAGTGTGCAACAACAG TTGCAGCAGCCCCAGCAGACAATTCTAACACAG CCAGCTGTTGCATTGCCCACAAGTCTTAGCCTATCAACTCCTCAGCCTGCGGCACAGATTACTGTATCATATCCAACACCAAGGTCCAGTCAGCAGCAAACTCAACCTCAGAAGCAGCGTGTTTTCACAGGAGTGGTTACAAAGCTACATGATACATTTGGATTTGTGGATGAAGATGTATTCTTTCAGCTTGG tgctgtTAAAGGGAAAACCCCCCAAGTTGGTGATAGAGTATTGGTTGAAGCAACTTACAATCCTAACATGCCTTTTAAATGGAATGCACAAAGAATTCAAACACTACCAAATCAG aatcaGTCCCAGACCCAACCTTTACTGAAGACTCCTACTGCTGTAATTCAGCCGATTGTGCCACAGACAACATTCGGTGTTCAGGCACAGCCCCAACCCCAGTCGTTACTACAGGCTCAGATATCCGCTGCTTCTATTACACCACTATTGCAGACACAACCACAGCCCTTActacagcagccacagcagaaaG CTGGCTTATTGCAGCCTCCTGTCCGTATAGTGTCTCAGCCTCAGCCGGCACGGAGATTAGATCCGCCATCTAGATTTTCAGGAAGGAATGACAGAGGGGATCAAGTACCTAATAGGAAAGATGACCGAAG TCGcgaaagggacagagaaagacgcAGATCCAGAGAAAGATCACCTCAGAGGAAACGTTCCCGGGAGAGGTCACCCCGGAGAGAAAGAGAGCGATCCCCTCGGAGAGTCCGTCGTGTTGTTCCGCGCTACACAGTGcagttttcaaaattttctttagattg tcccagttgtgACATGATGGAACTAAGGCGCCGTTATCAGAATTTATATATTCCTAGTGACTTTTTTGATGCTCAGTTTACATGGGTGGATGCTTTTCCTTTGTCAAGACCATTTCAACTGGGAAATTACTGCAATTTTTATGTGATGCACAGAGAAGTAGAGTCCTTAGAAAAAAATATGGCTGTTCTTGATCCACCTGATGCTGACCACCTGTACAGTGCAAAG GTAATGCTGATGGCTAGTCCAAGTATGGAAGATTTGTATCATAAGTCATGTGCTCTTGCTGAAGACCCACAAGAACTTCGTGATGGATTTCAGCATCCTGCTAGACTTGTTaag TTTCTAGTGGGCATGAAAGGGAAGGATGAAGCCATGGCCATTGGAGGCCACTGGTCTCCTTCGTTGGATGGACCAAATCCAGAAAAAGACCCCTCTGTGTTGATTAAGACTGCCATCCGTTGTTGTAAGGCTCTGACAGGCATTGATCTAAGTGTATGCACACAATG GTACCGTTTTGCAGAGATTCGCTACCATCGCCCTGAGGAGACCCACAAGGGGCGTACAGTTCCAGCTCATGTGGAgacagtggttttatttttcccgGATGTTTGGCATTGCCTTCCCACCCGCTCAGAGTGGGAAACCCTCTCCCGAGGATACAAGCAGCAGCTGGTCGAGAAGCTTCAGGGTGAACGCAAGAAGGCTGATGGAGAACAG gatgaagaagagaaggaTGATGGTGAAGTTAAAGAAATTTCCACTCCTACCCATTGGTCTAAACTTGATCCAAAGGCAATGAAG gaggaagaaagaaaacgaCAAGAAGAAATGGAACGCCAGCGCCAAGAAAGAAGATACATTTTGCCTGATGAACCAGCCATAATTGTACATCCAAACTGGGCTGCAAAAAGTGGCAAATTTGATTGCAGCATCATGTCTTTGAGTGTCCTTTTGGATTACAGGTTGGAGGATAACAAAGAACATTCATTTGAG GTTTCATTGTTTGCCGAACTTTTCAATGAAATGCTTCAAAGAGATTTTGGAGTGAGAATATACAAATCAttgctctctcttcctgagaaagaggacaaaaaagaaaaggagaagaaaagcaaaaaagacgagagaaaagataaaaaagaagaaagagatgatGACACTGATGATCCAAAACCAAAACGGAGGAAATCAGGCGAtgataaagacagaaaagaagacagagatgagaggaag aaagaagaaaaaagaaaagaagattctAAAGATGACGATGAAACCGAAGAAGATAATAATCAAGATGAGTATGATCCAATGGAGGCGGAAGAAGCTGAGGATGAAGAAGATG agagggaagaagaagaaatgaacaaacgAGATGACAAGAGAGATGTCAGCCGATACTGCAAGGAGAGACCCTCGAAAGAGaag GAAAAAGAGAAGACGCAGATGGTCACAGTTAACAGGGATCTGTTGATGGCCTTTGTTTATTTCGATCAAAGCCATTGTGGTTACCTCCTTGAAAAGGATTTGGAAGAAATACTATATACTCTTGGATTGCATCTTTCTCGGGCTCAG GTAAAGAAGCTTCTCAATAAAGTAGTACTCCGAGAATCGTGCTTTTATCGGAAATTAACAGACACctccaaagatgaagaaaaccaagaagagTCAGAGTCACTGCAGGAAGACACACTAG GAAACAGATTATTACTTCCAACACCAACAGTAAAACAGGAATcaaaagatggagaagaaaatgtAGGACTTATTGTGTACAATGGTGCAATGGTGGATGTCggaagtctcttacaaaaattgGAAAAGAGCGAAAAAGTAAGAGCTGAGGTAGAACAGAAGCTCCAGTTGCTAGAAGAGAAGACAG
- the Ccar1 gene encoding cell division cycle and apoptosis regulator protein 1 isoform X3: MPFKWNAQRIQTLPNQNQSQTQPLLKTPTAVIQPIVPQTTFGVQAQPQPQSLLQAQISAASITPLLQTQPQPLLQQPQQKAGLLQPPVRIVSQPQPARRLDPPSRFSGRNDRGDQVPNRKDDRSRERDRERRRSRERSPQRKRSRERSPRRERERSPRRVRRVVPRYTVQFSKFSLDCPSCDMMELRRRYQNLYIPSDFFDAQFTWVDAFPLSRPFQLGNYCNFYVMHREVESLEKNMAVLDPPDADHLYSAKVMLMASPSMEDLYHKSCALAEDPQELRDGFQHPARLVKFLVGMKGKDEAMAIGGHWSPSLDGPNPEKDPSVLIKTAIRCCKALTGIDLSVCTQWYRFAEIRYHRPEETHKGRTVPAHVETVVLFFPDVWHCLPTRSEWETLSRGYKQQLVEKLQGERKKADGEQDEEEKDDGEVKEISTPTHWSKLDPKAMKVNDLRKELESRALSSKGLKSQLIARLTKQLKVEEQKEEQKELEKSEKEEEDEDDRKSEDDKEEEERKRQEEMERQRQERRYILPDEPAIIVHPNWAAKSGKFDCSIMSLSVLLDYRLEDNKEHSFEVSLFAELFNEMLQRDFGVRIYKSLLSLPEKEDKKEKEKKSKKDERKDKKEERDDDTDDPKPKRRKSGDDKDRKEDRDERKKEEKRKEDSKDDDETEEDNNQDEYDPMEAEEAEDEEDEREEEEMNKRDDKRDVSRYCKERPSKEKEKEKTQMVTVNRDLLMAFVYFDQSHCGYLLEKDLEEILYTLGLHLSRAQVKKLLNKVVLRESCFYRKLTDTSKDEENQEESESLQEDTLGNRLLLPTPTVKQESKDGEENVGLIVYNGAMVDVGSLLQKLEKSEKVRAEVEQKLQLLEEKTDEDGKTILNLENSNKNLSGELREVKKDLGQLQENLKVSENMNLQFENQLTKTLRNLSTVMDDIHTVLKKDSMKNEDRDQKSKENGSSV, translated from the exons ATGCCTTTTAAATGGAATGCACAAAGAATTCAAACACTACCAAATCAG aatcaGTCCCAGACCCAACCTTTACTGAAGACTCCTACTGCTGTAATTCAGCCGATTGTGCCACAGACAACATTCGGTGTTCAGGCACAGCCCCAACCCCAGTCGTTACTACAGGCTCAGATATCCGCTGCTTCTATTACACCACTATTGCAGACACAACCACAGCCCTTActacagcagccacagcagaaaG CTGGCTTATTGCAGCCTCCTGTCCGTATAGTGTCTCAGCCTCAGCCGGCACGGAGATTAGATCCGCCATCTAGATTTTCAGGAAGGAATGACAGAGGGGATCAAGTACCTAATAGGAAAGATGACCGAAG TCGcgaaagggacagagaaagacgcAGATCCAGAGAAAGATCACCTCAGAGGAAACGTTCCCGGGAGAGGTCACCCCGGAGAGAAAGAGAGCGATCCCCTCGGAGAGTCCGTCGTGTTGTTCCGCGCTACACAGTGcagttttcaaaattttctttagattg tcccagttgtgACATGATGGAACTAAGGCGCCGTTATCAGAATTTATATATTCCTAGTGACTTTTTTGATGCTCAGTTTACATGGGTGGATGCTTTTCCTTTGTCAAGACCATTTCAACTGGGAAATTACTGCAATTTTTATGTGATGCACAGAGAAGTAGAGTCCTTAGAAAAAAATATGGCTGTTCTTGATCCACCTGATGCTGACCACCTGTACAGTGCAAAG GTAATGCTGATGGCTAGTCCAAGTATGGAAGATTTGTATCATAAGTCATGTGCTCTTGCTGAAGACCCACAAGAACTTCGTGATGGATTTCAGCATCCTGCTAGACTTGTTaag TTTCTAGTGGGCATGAAAGGGAAGGATGAAGCCATGGCCATTGGAGGCCACTGGTCTCCTTCGTTGGATGGACCAAATCCAGAAAAAGACCCCTCTGTGTTGATTAAGACTGCCATCCGTTGTTGTAAGGCTCTGACAGGCATTGATCTAAGTGTATGCACACAATG GTACCGTTTTGCAGAGATTCGCTACCATCGCCCTGAGGAGACCCACAAGGGGCGTACAGTTCCAGCTCATGTGGAgacagtggttttatttttcccgGATGTTTGGCATTGCCTTCCCACCCGCTCAGAGTGGGAAACCCTCTCCCGAGGATACAAGCAGCAGCTGGTCGAGAAGCTTCAGGGTGAACGCAAGAAGGCTGATGGAGAACAG gatgaagaagagaaggaTGATGGTGAAGTTAAAGAAATTTCCACTCCTACCCATTGGTCTAAACTTGATCCAAAGGCAATGAAG GTAAATGATCTCCGAAAAGAATTAGAAAGTCGAGCTCTTAGTTCCAAAGGACTAAAATCCCAGTTAATAGCTCGCTTGACAAAACAGCTTAAAgtagaagaacaaaaagaagagcagaaggaattAGAGAAgtctgagaaggaagaggaagatgaggatgatAGGAAGTCTGAGGATGATAAAGAG gaggaagaaagaaaacgaCAAGAAGAAATGGAACGCCAGCGCCAAGAAAGAAGATACATTTTGCCTGATGAACCAGCCATAATTGTACATCCAAACTGGGCTGCAAAAAGTGGCAAATTTGATTGCAGCATCATGTCTTTGAGTGTCCTTTTGGATTACAGGTTGGAGGATAACAAAGAACATTCATTTGAG GTTTCATTGTTTGCCGAACTTTTCAATGAAATGCTTCAAAGAGATTTTGGAGTGAGAATATACAAATCAttgctctctcttcctgagaaagaggacaaaaaagaaaaggagaagaaaagcaaaaaagacgagagaaaagataaaaaagaagaaagagatgatGACACTGATGATCCAAAACCAAAACGGAGGAAATCAGGCGAtgataaagacagaaaagaagacagagatgagaggaag aaagaagaaaaaagaaaagaagattctAAAGATGACGATGAAACCGAAGAAGATAATAATCAAGATGAGTATGATCCAATGGAGGCGGAAGAAGCTGAGGATGAAGAAGATG agagggaagaagaagaaatgaacaaacgAGATGACAAGAGAGATGTCAGCCGATACTGCAAGGAGAGACCCTCGAAAGAGaag GAAAAAGAGAAGACGCAGATGGTCACAGTTAACAGGGATCTGTTGATGGCCTTTGTTTATTTCGATCAAAGCCATTGTGGTTACCTCCTTGAAAAGGATTTGGAAGAAATACTATATACTCTTGGATTGCATCTTTCTCGGGCTCAG GTAAAGAAGCTTCTCAATAAAGTAGTACTCCGAGAATCGTGCTTTTATCGGAAATTAACAGACACctccaaagatgaagaaaaccaagaagagTCAGAGTCACTGCAGGAAGACACACTAG GAAACAGATTATTACTTCCAACACCAACAGTAAAACAGGAATcaaaagatggagaagaaaatgtAGGACTTATTGTGTACAATGGTGCAATGGTGGATGTCggaagtctcttacaaaaattgGAAAAGAGCGAAAAAGTAAGAGCTGAGGTAGAACAGAAGCTCCAGTTGCTAGAAGAGAAGACAG